A genomic window from Levilactobacillus yonginensis includes:
- a CDS encoding NAD(P)-dependent oxidoreductase gives MKITIIGATGMAGSALVAEALKRGHQVTALARSAEKLATLPTNPNLTTRAVDAFAVAAADLQAADVVIDAFATAPAQSYLHVDLAARLVHILRETTTPRLVFILGAGSLFTGDDRHLFVNDIAKDPHAAGFISIPQNQLKELNFLREVDNVNWVGISPAANFHPGKATAALLGQDDLLVNAQQESGTSTGTMAVTILDEIEHPQHHNSRFTVADK, from the coding sequence ATGAAAATTACAATTATTGGTGCAACCGGTATGGCCGGCAGCGCACTGGTTGCAGAAGCACTCAAACGAGGACACCAAGTAACCGCCTTGGCCCGTTCAGCCGAAAAATTGGCCACCTTACCCACGAATCCCAATCTCACGACCCGGGCCGTAGACGCCTTTGCCGTCGCCGCCGCTGACTTACAGGCCGCCGACGTTGTGATTGATGCTTTTGCCACGGCCCCAGCTCAGTCCTACTTGCACGTGGACTTAGCCGCCCGCCTGGTCCACATTCTCCGCGAAACAACCACGCCGCGTTTAGTCTTCATTTTAGGGGCTGGCAGCCTGTTCACGGGTGATGACCGCCACTTGTTCGTCAATGATATTGCCAAAGATCCCCATGCGGCTGGTTTTATCAGCATTCCTCAGAATCAGCTGAAGGAACTGAACTTCCTCCGCGAAGTTGACAACGTTAACTGGGTCGGCATCTCTCCCGCAGCTAATTTCCATCCCGGAAAAGCTACCGCAGCGCTTTTAGGCCAAGACGATCTCCTAGTCAATGCCCAACAAGAATCGGGCACCTCAACTGGTACGATGGCCGTTACTATTTTAGACGAAATTGAACACCCACAACATCATAATAGCCGGTTCACCGTAGCCGATAAGTAA
- a CDS encoding GNAT family N-acetyltransferase, producing MKDVVQGKLVHLTEMRDGDAEWLQDTQWEPGLLRNLSADALHPLTAQEYAEWAADPDGDDHYFFMVRANADDGLLGSVVLNNVYFKNRRASMGIALPVVSDRGQGYGQDAIQTILSFAFNELGLHKVNLEVNANNPLAIHAYEAVGFTREGVNREAIFQDGHWLDLYSYGILASEWRAASRGTED from the coding sequence ATGAAAGATGTGGTACAAGGCAAACTGGTCCATTTGACAGAAATGAGAGACGGGGATGCAGAGTGGTTGCAGGATACCCAGTGGGAGCCCGGACTGCTACGGAATTTATCCGCTGATGCTCTGCACCCACTGACAGCGCAGGAGTACGCAGAATGGGCAGCGGATCCGGACGGTGACGACCATTACTTCTTCATGGTGCGGGCTAATGCGGACGATGGCTTACTGGGATCAGTTGTATTGAATAATGTCTATTTCAAAAATCGGCGGGCGTCCATGGGGATTGCCTTACCCGTAGTCAGTGATCGTGGTCAAGGCTATGGGCAGGATGCCATTCAGACAATCCTGTCATTTGCGTTTAATGAGCTGGGCCTACATAAGGTGAATCTGGAAGTTAATGCCAACAATCCATTGGCCATTCACGCCTACGAGGCAGTCGGGTTTACGAGAGAAGGAGTCAATCGGGAAGCAATCTTCCAGGATGGACACTGGCTGGATCTCTATTCATACGGGATTCTAGCAAGTGAATGGCGCGCTGCTTCACGTGGAACAGAAGACTAA
- a CDS encoding acyl-CoA thioesterase has product MNRTTPVSCNATLIVTSHRVFQPDLNEHESVFGGKILSLVDDSASVAAVRLTHKTVVTASFDHVSFLEPFHLDDSMFLEAYVTGTGTRSLEVFVKIIGENLTTSERFVGFTCFITYVIEDSRSTQPLPPVKPVTEEQRYIVSGYEKRTAQRKQRRAEQASLNNHVSTEFPWPL; this is encoded by the coding sequence ATGAATCGAACCACGCCCGTGTCCTGCAACGCCACATTAATCGTGACCAGTCACCGGGTTTTTCAACCAGACTTAAATGAACATGAATCCGTCTTCGGCGGTAAAATTTTGTCGCTGGTAGATGATAGCGCTTCCGTAGCCGCTGTCCGACTAACCCATAAGACGGTGGTCACGGCTTCCTTTGACCACGTTAGTTTCTTAGAACCTTTCCACTTAGACGATTCCATGTTCTTGGAAGCTTACGTTACCGGGACAGGAACCCGCTCCTTAGAGGTCTTTGTTAAGATCATTGGCGAAAACCTCACGACCAGTGAACGCTTCGTTGGCTTCACATGCTTTATTACTTACGTCATTGAAGACTCCCGGTCAACGCAACCACTACCACCAGTCAAACCCGTCACAGAGGAACAACGTTACATTGTCTCCGGTTACGAGAAACGTACTGCCCAACGAAAACAGCGTCGAGCAGAACAAGCTAGCCTGAACAACCACGTTTCAACCGAATTTCCTTGGCCACTTTAA
- a CDS encoding condensation domain-containing protein → MIYHGEPLDLMPTLDTAQTYPLLECTLSLTHPIDLARLQEAIETTQTVVPQVLGRYNLKWNRFEVETDVATDVVEEYAASHDPGRVQLDVLAGPQLKIQVIHYAAYDQLRLAMSRLLADGEGFKHYLYLLAAAYDGQDLTNFTNERSVRKILAHLRHPHRALPLLHDNATEAFPQLSGDVHHHRGEATIPRVESQLLRQKAREQGVTMNAVLLSAYALALFALTGEKRLVIPYQVDLRLHGPVAAMNIVQVANLTSEMPVAITVRDGDTLGAVVQRTQATVTQMRDELAYLPPLVEINRMSRALPPQLVRRLAGKHRPQAAISFANFGHIDHTRLNFSGITVTQIYFAGAYRTMPHFQLTVSVYHDAWTLAFRMMGSEPDYQLGIKILKNVVAQLTQWSHEE, encoded by the coding sequence ATGATATATCACGGTGAACCGTTAGACTTGATGCCAACGTTGGACACGGCCCAGACGTATCCGTTACTTGAGTGTACACTGAGTTTGACGCACCCCATTGATTTGGCCCGCTTACAAGAAGCAATTGAGACGACTCAAACGGTGGTTCCCCAGGTTTTGGGTCGGTATAATTTGAAATGGAACCGGTTTGAAGTTGAAACGGATGTGGCGACGGATGTGGTTGAAGAATATGCTGCTAGTCACGACCCTGGTCGCGTTCAACTGGACGTCTTAGCGGGACCGCAATTGAAAATCCAAGTGATTCATTACGCTGCCTATGATCAGTTACGGTTGGCAATGAGTCGCCTACTGGCTGACGGGGAAGGGTTCAAACATTATCTGTACCTCTTGGCTGCGGCGTACGATGGCCAGGATTTAACGAATTTTACCAATGAACGCAGTGTGCGTAAAATTTTAGCACATTTGCGGCATCCTCATCGGGCATTGCCGCTCTTGCATGATAACGCGACGGAAGCCTTCCCCCAGTTGAGTGGCGACGTGCACCATCACCGTGGCGAGGCCACCATTCCGCGGGTCGAAAGCCAGTTGCTTCGGCAAAAAGCGCGTGAGCAGGGGGTCACGATGAATGCTGTGCTCCTTTCTGCTTACGCGCTCGCGTTATTCGCTTTAACTGGGGAAAAGCGGTTGGTCATCCCATACCAGGTTGATTTACGGTTACACGGACCAGTGGCGGCAATGAACATTGTTCAAGTAGCCAACTTGACTAGTGAAATGCCTGTGGCCATAACTGTTAGAGATGGTGATACTTTGGGGGCTGTGGTTCAGCGGACCCAGGCGACGGTCACGCAAATGCGTGATGAGTTAGCTTACCTACCGCCTTTAGTGGAAATCAATCGGATGAGTCGGGCCTTACCACCACAGTTGGTGCGGCGGCTAGCTGGGAAACACCGACCACAGGCGGCCATTTCCTTTGCCAACTTCGGCCACATCGATCATACGCGGCTCAATTTCTCAGGAATCACAGTCACGCAAATTTACTTTGCTGGGGCTTATCGGACAATGCCTCATTTTCAACTAACGGTCAGCGTGTACCACGATGCGTGGACGTTGGCGTTTCGAATGATGGGGTCCGAACCCGACTATCAATTAGGAATTAAAATTTTGAAAAATGTTGTGGCTCAGTTAACCCAGTGGAGTCACGAGGAGTAG
- a CDS encoding MerR family transcriptional regulator, translating to MTELTISEVAKAYNLAPSTLRYYERLGLIPNVQQRGNHRVYNEANLEKLNSIICFKNSGMSMSELQTLLSYQETGDDLNEILNVLNEHAISVAQQLAKLKKYQRHITQKVAFYSAIKEAEAKGDPRPDWADYKPAYEK from the coding sequence ATGACCGAATTAACCATTTCAGAAGTCGCCAAGGCGTATAACCTAGCCCCCTCAACCCTCAGATATTATGAACGATTGGGTCTGATTCCTAACGTCCAACAAAGAGGGAACCACCGCGTCTATAATGAGGCCAATCTTGAAAAATTAAACAGTATCATTTGTTTCAAAAATTCTGGCATGAGCATGAGTGAACTTCAAACCCTGCTGAGTTATCAGGAAACCGGGGACGACCTGAATGAAATCTTAAACGTTTTGAATGAACACGCCATCAGTGTGGCTCAGCAGCTAGCCAAGCTAAAGAAGTATCAACGGCATATCACGCAAAAGGTAGCCTTCTATTCAGCTATCAAAGAGGCAGAAGCTAAGGGCGACCCACGACCAGACTGGGCGGATTATAAACCGGCTTACGAAAAATAG
- a CDS encoding aldo/keto reductase, giving the protein MKFRTLGKTGFNISEVSLGTWQLGGKWGAPFSEKDASETLEAAYDRGVNFFDTADGYQDGLSEKVLGQFIKRHPDVHYSTKVGRKEMPLSVEHFSPKFIRRYVEESLQNMQVDSLDQVLLHCPPMSVYYQPETFKTLDDLKKEGKIANYGVSVERVEEAIKSLDYDISSVEIIFNMFRLRPAKLFFDLAKQANVGILARVPLASGLLTGKFTADTHFEPNDHRMSNRNGELFSKGETFSGVDYLTGIKAANELQERLGTDNLAATALRYILMFDAVSAVIPGASTPNQIERNTIAADVKPLTSEQMAIVTDVYDKYIKDPIEYMW; this is encoded by the coding sequence ATGAAATTTAGAACATTAGGAAAGACGGGTTTTAACATCAGCGAAGTCTCTTTGGGGACTTGGCAGCTTGGTGGTAAGTGGGGGGCCCCATTTAGTGAAAAGGATGCTAGTGAGACTTTAGAGGCCGCTTATGACCGTGGCGTGAATTTCTTCGATACCGCCGATGGTTATCAGGATGGGTTAAGCGAAAAGGTGCTCGGTCAGTTCATTAAACGCCATCCCGATGTCCACTATTCAACCAAGGTTGGTCGCAAGGAAATGCCCCTGTCAGTGGAACATTTCAGTCCCAAGTTCATCAGACGATACGTTGAAGAGAGCCTGCAAAACATGCAAGTCGATTCGCTTGATCAGGTGTTGTTGCACTGTCCACCAATGAGCGTGTACTACCAGCCAGAAACGTTTAAAACGTTGGATGATCTCAAAAAGGAAGGAAAAATTGCCAACTACGGTGTCAGCGTGGAACGAGTTGAGGAAGCCATTAAGTCACTCGATTACGATATTTCCAGTGTTGAAATCATCTTCAACATGTTCCGGCTGCGGCCAGCTAAGTTGTTCTTTGATCTAGCTAAGCAGGCCAACGTGGGAATTTTGGCCCGGGTGCCCTTGGCCAGTGGTTTGTTGACCGGGAAGTTTACGGCGGACACCCACTTTGAACCTAATGATCACCGGATGTCTAATCGGAACGGCGAGCTCTTTAGTAAAGGTGAAACGTTCTCTGGTGTCGACTACTTGACGGGAATTAAAGCCGCCAATGAGTTGCAGGAGCGACTTGGTACGGATAACCTGGCGGCGACGGCCTTGCGTTACATCCTAATGTTTGACGCAGTTTCTGCCGTTATTCCTGGGGCCAGCACGCCTAACCAGATTGAACGGAATACGATTGCTGCGGACGTCAAACCATTGACTAGTGAACAGATGGCCATTGTCACGGATGTTTACGATAAATATATTAAGGATCCAATTGAATACATGTGGTAA
- a CDS encoding multidrug effflux MFS transporter: MNSTHSRRHQIWLTLLLGTVSATGPLAIDLYLPALPQMKVQFATNASLMQLSITACLIGLALGQLIAGPLSDQYGRRKPLITGFIIFGLVSLAMAFIHSIGLLIGLRFIQGLAGATGQVLARAVARDLFSGKKLTKFYALLNTVNGVFPIIAPIIGGFMIRYVDWQAIFILLAVIGWVIAFAVALGLHESLPVADRQTGGFHTSLLSMGSLLIKPAFWPLILATGLVYGALFSYISASTFVFQTGFGMAPQMFSLLYAFNGLGIVVGSNLPGQLAGRFSNRQQVTTLLTLAALTSLILIGSLLFPANVWLVSGLILILVILIGALLTLTVTIIMDQATSNAGGASAVIGLSQNACGGLASPLVGLTGSSYAAMAVMLFICNLGALGLVKVQGKFAKA; encoded by the coding sequence TTGAATTCAACACACTCACGACGGCATCAAATCTGGCTAACCTTACTCTTGGGAACCGTTAGCGCAACGGGGCCCCTGGCCATCGACCTTTATTTGCCAGCCCTACCTCAAATGAAAGTGCAATTTGCAACCAACGCCTCACTCATGCAACTCAGTATCACGGCCTGTCTGATTGGTCTGGCGCTAGGTCAACTGATTGCCGGTCCGCTGTCTGATCAATATGGTCGCCGTAAACCGCTAATCACCGGTTTTATCATCTTTGGCCTAGTTTCCCTTGCAATGGCCTTTATCCACTCGATTGGTCTCTTAATTGGCCTCCGGTTCATCCAGGGACTAGCCGGAGCCACCGGTCAGGTGCTGGCTCGGGCAGTGGCTCGGGACCTCTTCTCTGGCAAAAAGCTAACGAAGTTCTACGCCCTCCTCAATACCGTCAACGGTGTCTTTCCCATCATTGCCCCCATTATCGGTGGCTTCATGATTCGTTACGTTGACTGGCAGGCTATCTTCATCTTGCTGGCCGTAATTGGCTGGGTTATCGCTTTCGCCGTTGCCCTTGGTCTCCACGAATCCCTGCCAGTTGCGGACCGCCAAACAGGTGGGTTCCACACATCACTGTTGTCGATGGGGAGCTTGCTGATCAAGCCTGCTTTCTGGCCGCTGATTCTCGCAACAGGCCTCGTTTACGGCGCCCTGTTCAGTTACATTTCAGCATCGACCTTCGTCTTCCAGACCGGATTCGGCATGGCCCCGCAAATGTTTAGTCTGCTCTACGCCTTTAATGGACTCGGAATCGTTGTTGGGAGTAACCTCCCTGGGCAATTGGCTGGCCGTTTCTCCAACCGTCAGCAGGTCACAACCTTGTTGACGTTGGCCGCATTAACGAGTCTGATTTTAATCGGTTCACTACTCTTCCCCGCCAACGTCTGGTTAGTGAGTGGCCTGATTCTCATCCTTGTGATTTTAATCGGCGCACTCCTCACCTTAACCGTCACCATTATCATGGATCAGGCGACTAGTAACGCCGGTGGTGCGTCAGCCGTCATTGGTCTCTCCCAAAACGCCTGTGGGGGCTTAGCCTCGCCACTAGTTGGTCTGACTGGTAGCTCCTACGCAGCAATGGCGGTAATGCTCTTCATTTGTAACCTGGGAGCCCTTGGACTCGTCAAGGTTCAAGGTAAATTCGCTAAAGCTTAA
- the lepB gene encoding signal peptidase I, with product MKVLKEVMSWIIPVIIGLAIAFAIKQFVFTRVRVDGPSMEPNLQNNEKVFAFKQSKVKHLSVIVFDAHGEDPSAKANTNYVKRVIGLPGDTVTSKNGYIYVNKKKIKQSFISDAERNAGTGNWTLASLQKSNGWGNGTTVVPKGKYFVLGDHRSVSNDSRYWGFVDKDKVLGVVKVPVWASNKTRRANVNGLAY from the coding sequence ATGAAAGTATTAAAGGAAGTCATGAGTTGGATCATCCCCGTGATTATCGGGCTGGCTATCGCTTTTGCCATCAAGCAGTTCGTCTTTACCCGGGTGCGGGTCGATGGGCCATCCATGGAACCCAACCTGCAAAATAACGAAAAGGTCTTTGCCTTTAAGCAGTCAAAGGTTAAACATCTGAGTGTCATTGTTTTTGACGCCCACGGTGAGGACCCATCTGCTAAGGCCAATACTAATTATGTTAAGCGGGTAATTGGGTTACCAGGCGATACGGTTACGAGTAAAAATGGGTACATCTATGTGAACAAGAAGAAGATTAAGCAGAGTTTTATCAGTGATGCGGAGCGGAATGCTGGGACCGGAAATTGGACCTTAGCTAGTCTGCAAAAGAGTAATGGTTGGGGTAATGGCACCACGGTCGTTCCTAAGGGCAAGTATTTTGTGTTGGGTGACCACCGGAGTGTGTCTAACGACAGCCGTTACTGGGGATTCGTTGATAAGGATAAGGTGTTGGGGGTCGTGAAAGTACCAGTTTGGGCCTCTAATAAGACGCGGCGGGCTAACGTTAATGGGCTGGCCTACTAA
- a CDS encoding MarR family winged helix-turn-helix transcriptional regulator: MVTGNNDSDILKWLSITTRYARIALDRRLQPYRLNASMYYYILRIHERPKMTQDKLISLTYLNPSNVTRAVNQLVNLGYVRKRQSKTDKRVYELSLTKKGETLYPKIVMLRQEVADNLLMDITPEHRDGLVAEIRQLALQAVHNETSGIDNE, from the coding sequence TTGGTTACCGGAAACAACGATTCGGATATTTTAAAATGGCTTTCAATTACGACTCGCTATGCGCGGATTGCATTAGATCGACGCTTACAGCCGTACCGATTGAATGCTAGTATGTACTATTATATTTTACGGATTCATGAGCGGCCAAAGATGACCCAGGATAAGTTGATCAGTTTGACGTACCTTAATCCGAGTAATGTGACGCGGGCAGTCAACCAGCTAGTTAATTTGGGATACGTGCGGAAGCGGCAGTCGAAAACAGATAAGCGAGTTTACGAGTTGTCATTGACGAAAAAGGGCGAGACGCTTTATCCTAAAATTGTGATGCTACGTCAAGAGGTCGCGGATAACTTATTGATGGACATTACGCCGGAACACCGTGATGGACTGGTGGCTGAGATTCGCCAGCTAGCCCTGCAGGCCGTACATAATGAAACGTCAGGAATTGATAATGAGTAG
- a CDS encoding TetR/AcrR family transcriptional regulator: MAKETNIQTAFQEVMAASGNIPPKQKQVLAASLALFAEKGFASTTTKEIAERAGVAEGTVYRRYRTKDELLAGVLAPFMTEVLPKLVSEFAEKVVGQTYASRHDLVTAVVNDRMQFVVENQSVLRVLATEILVRNDLREQMISRMVPLLQQNLYPVLDHLKAIGELVDWPNDRIAQFMIGTMLIQLVRSTLTSEEVTGAASLIIKFLEKGLAPK, translated from the coding sequence ATGGCAAAGGAAACTAATATTCAGACAGCATTTCAGGAAGTGATGGCAGCCAGTGGGAATATTCCGCCCAAGCAGAAGCAAGTGTTGGCAGCTAGTCTGGCCTTGTTTGCTGAGAAGGGGTTTGCGAGCACGACAACGAAAGAAATAGCGGAACGAGCAGGTGTAGCCGAGGGAACAGTTTACCGGCGTTATCGCACCAAGGATGAACTGCTAGCTGGCGTGTTGGCACCGTTCATGACGGAGGTTTTGCCCAAACTGGTTTCGGAGTTTGCCGAAAAGGTTGTGGGGCAGACCTATGCATCTCGGCATGACTTGGTGACGGCGGTAGTGAATGATCGGATGCAGTTTGTGGTGGAAAATCAGTCAGTTTTACGCGTGCTGGCCACGGAGATTTTGGTAAGAAACGACTTACGGGAGCAAATGATTTCTCGGATGGTGCCGTTGTTACAACAGAATTTGTATCCAGTTTTAGACCACTTAAAAGCTATTGGTGAGCTGGTTGACTGGCCTAATGATCGTATCGCACAGTTCATGATTGGGACCATGTTGATCCAGTTAGTGCGGAGCACTTTGACGAGTGAAGAGGTTACGGGCGCTGCGTCCCTCATAATTAAATTTTTAGAAAAAGGTTTGGCACCGAAATAA
- a CDS encoding C1 family peptidase, which yields MPKDSQKVHVLSRAEMADLHADLQQQPAHEVISRAVIKNGVLAAAEDPQATVRLDRTFSVELDTGKVSNQKHSGRCWLFSTLNTIRHQFAAKYGVKDFELSQSYLFFWDRIERANMFYNNILRTADKPLDDREVAFFLQRPDDDGGQWAMGAALVQKYGVVPASAMPESFNTNDTTGIGSALNLKLRKDALALRKLVADGASEEQIAATRAAALKEVYRMAAYAFGEPPTTFDLEYKDDKHQYHRDAGLTPQGFFNEYFDIDLDDYVVLSNSPDKSFDRLYSLPSQDNIVGGKHITMLNEPMADLKQAAIAQLQDGETVWFGNDVLQQMSRERGFLDSHLYQVSDLFGVDLNLTKAQRLATGEAEVSHAMTLTGVDLVADEPTRWKVENSWGEKNGDKGYFVMTDDWMDDFVYEVVVHKRYLTAAQQALLTTEPEPLPAWDSLQ from the coding sequence ATGCCAAAAGATAGTCAGAAGGTACACGTCTTAAGTCGCGCAGAAATGGCAGACTTACACGCTGATTTACAGCAACAACCCGCACACGAGGTCATTAGTCGGGCGGTTATTAAGAATGGGGTACTAGCGGCAGCTGAGGATCCCCAAGCAACGGTTCGCCTGGATCGCACATTTTCCGTGGAATTAGATACCGGCAAAGTTTCCAATCAGAAGCACTCTGGCCGGTGCTGGCTATTTTCGACACTGAATACAATTCGCCATCAATTTGCGGCTAAGTATGGGGTCAAAGATTTCGAGTTATCCCAGAGTTATCTATTTTTCTGGGACCGGATCGAACGGGCCAATATGTTTTATAACAATATTTTACGAACGGCGGATAAGCCATTGGATGATCGGGAAGTAGCATTCTTTTTGCAACGACCGGACGATGATGGTGGTCAGTGGGCCATGGGGGCCGCCCTAGTCCAAAAATATGGGGTCGTTCCGGCAAGTGCTATGCCAGAATCCTTTAACACCAATGACACAACGGGGATTGGGTCTGCCTTAAATCTGAAGTTGCGAAAGGATGCGCTAGCACTCCGAAAGTTGGTAGCGGATGGTGCCAGTGAAGAACAGATTGCTGCCACACGCGCTGCGGCATTGAAGGAAGTTTATCGCATGGCTGCCTATGCCTTTGGTGAACCACCAACTACGTTTGACTTAGAGTATAAGGATGATAAGCACCAATATCACCGAGATGCAGGTCTGACGCCACAGGGGTTCTTTAACGAGTATTTTGACATTGATTTGGACGATTACGTGGTTCTGTCGAACTCACCAGATAAGTCATTTGATCGCCTGTACAGCTTGCCTAGCCAGGATAACATCGTTGGTGGTAAGCACATCACGATGCTCAATGAGCCGATGGCAGACTTGAAGCAAGCCGCCATTGCGCAATTGCAAGATGGTGAAACGGTATGGTTTGGGAATGATGTTCTCCAACAGATGAGCCGCGAACGAGGCTTCCTCGACAGTCATCTTTATCAGGTTAGTGATCTATTTGGAGTCGATTTGAATCTGACGAAAGCGCAGCGTTTAGCAACTGGTGAGGCGGAAGTCTCACACGCTATGACGTTGACCGGGGTCGACTTGGTTGCGGACGAACCGACCCGTTGGAAGGTTGAAAACAGTTGGGGTGAGAAGAATGGCGACAAGGGTTACTTTGTCATGACGGACGACTGGATGGACGATTTTGTTTACGAGGTTGTCGTGCACAAGCGCTATCTGACAGCAGCACAACAAGCGTTACTAACAACGGAACCAGAACCATTGCCTGCCTGGGATTCGCTACAATAA
- a CDS encoding HAD family hydrolase, with protein MHNFFFDFDSTLADTRNVAVAATQQAFTVSGLTQPSRAAVVSYMGVPIEVSFAKMADHALTATELKALYATFREQYQQAEQLGIALFAGMADTLSELKSRGDRLYVVSSKHSVPLQRNLEQVGLGTTFAAISGSDTVANYKPAPYGILNLLNRFDLVAAESVMIGDAKYDMQMGHRAGVATAAAMWGAADPNSVKAEEPTYLLQAPAELLTI; from the coding sequence ATGCACAACTTTTTCTTCGACTTTGATAGTACGCTAGCAGATACCCGAAATGTCGCAGTGGCTGCGACACAACAAGCTTTTACGGTTAGCGGATTAACCCAACCCAGTCGAGCTGCGGTTGTCAGCTATATGGGGGTACCGATTGAGGTATCTTTTGCTAAAATGGCTGATCACGCTTTGACGGCGACGGAATTGAAGGCGTTGTATGCGACGTTTAGAGAACAGTATCAACAGGCTGAACAGTTAGGAATCGCCCTATTCGCTGGGATGGCAGACACCTTGTCTGAATTAAAATCCCGTGGTGACCGGCTCTACGTGGTCTCCAGTAAGCATTCCGTTCCCCTACAACGTAATTTGGAACAAGTTGGTTTGGGAACGACGTTTGCGGCCATTAGTGGATCCGATACGGTGGCCAACTACAAGCCAGCACCGTATGGTATTCTAAATCTGTTAAACCGCTTTGATTTGGTTGCCGCTGAAAGTGTCATGATTGGTGATGCTAAGTATGATATGCAGATGGGCCACCGCGCTGGTGTGGCCACCGCTGCAGCAATGTGGGGCGCAGCAGACCCGAATTCAGTTAAGGCGGAAGAGCCGACTTATTTGTTGCAAGCACCAGCAGAATTATTAACAATTTAG
- a CDS encoding DNA/RNA non-specific endonuclease: MSKRRRGRRRSTVSIYAAILVIAVGAIGGLSSQGNPTAKKVTNVVSSLVGDTSKDNGSSSATSVPKQSVATKALADQKYSDTQIVAVNHNKPTFTAAELSTKKGAWATYGALDGLNRVTTANALLSKSTMPTAKREPLYVSPTGWKNKAYTVNGKKGYLYNRSHLIGYQLTGQNNNLKNLMTGTRSLNDPGMTAYENPVASYLKSHPTDYVRYQVQPVFRGNELVARGVHMQAKSVKNTGVSYNVYIFNIQTGVKINYATGTSQYGDPAASF; encoded by the coding sequence ATGAGTAAACGTCGTCGGGGACGTCGCCGAAGTACGGTTTCAATTTATGCGGCAATATTAGTGATTGCTGTTGGGGCAATTGGCGGTTTGAGTAGCCAGGGAAATCCAACGGCAAAAAAAGTGACCAATGTGGTCTCAAGTCTGGTTGGGGATACATCCAAGGACAACGGTAGTAGCTCAGCAACGTCAGTCCCTAAGCAGTCCGTTGCCACCAAGGCACTCGCTGATCAAAAATATTCGGACACTCAGATTGTTGCGGTGAATCACAACAAGCCGACATTTACAGCGGCCGAACTGTCGACCAAAAAGGGGGCCTGGGCGACCTATGGTGCGCTGGATGGTCTTAATCGGGTGACCACGGCGAATGCACTTCTGAGTAAAAGCACCATGCCAACTGCCAAGCGAGAACCACTCTATGTCAGTCCAACCGGGTGGAAAAATAAGGCCTATACCGTCAATGGTAAGAAGGGGTACTTGTATAATCGGAGTCACTTGATTGGGTACCAGCTGACAGGACAGAATAATAATTTAAAGAATCTGATGACCGGGACGCGGTCACTAAATGACCCAGGAATGACCGCTTACGAGAATCCAGTGGCCAGTTACCTGAAGAGTCATCCTACCGATTACGTTCGTTATCAAGTTCAGCCAGTATTTCGTGGGAACGAACTGGTGGCCCGTGGTGTGCATATGCAGGCCAAGTCGGTCAAAAACACAGGGGTCTCCTATAATGTTTATATTTTTAACATCCAAACAGGTGTTAAGATTAATTATGCTACTGGGACCAGCCAATACGGTGATCCCGCTGCCAGTTTTTAG